The DNA segment CGGGGGTGAGCGGCTCTGGGGCTGCAGGACCCCCAGCCTCAGACACCCCTCCAGCTTCTCCAGCAGCAGACACCGAGCCGGGCAGACAGACGGCTCACgggcagggcctgggcagggCCGAGGGCCcttctgttttttaatgatttttattttgtccactaCAGTCGGTGTGGCGAGGGCCATTCTCGAGCAAAGAGAAGTGGAGCTGGGGGTTCAAGGGCTCCGAGGGACTACTAGCCTTCCAGCCCCACCCTCGAGTGACCGGAGAGACTGGTCAAGGCCCCTTAAACCCCAACCTACAAGGGGCAGCAGGCAGAGGTGGGGCCCGGGACCCTGGGTCTGAGCACCACTGACTTAGCATCTGTTCCACTCTCGCCCCAGCAGGAGACACAGGGAGGCCGGAgggcggggctggaggaggaggtgcaGCGGCCCCCAGCAAGGCCAAGGTGAGGGGCCACTGCAGGACACAGCTTCCATCCTTTGTCTGGAGGCACAGACCCCTCCCCTGctgaccccagcccccagcagccagCCCGGCCCCTCACCCGTCCTTGGAGAACTGATGCCGGAAGAAGTCGTTGGCTGCCAGCTTGATGGCCTTCTCGGGGGTGACAAGGGTGAGGTTCACAGCAGCTCCTGTGTCACGCGTGAGGTCAGTGGCCAGGGATGGAGAGGCCTCTGCCAGCACCTGCTTCCCAGCTGGCAAAGCCCTACCCCAGGCGCTCCTTGgctgcctcctcctgccctctcacCCACATTTGTGCCCGCCAGGAGGacgtggggggggggtgcgggcaGGGCCTCCTCCTGCAGACTCTGTGCTCAGCCTCCCAACGACAGTCTGATTCCAGCGGgagcccccccaaccccaagcgAGCCCCCTCAGGCACAGAAGGGGCTTCCTCCGGGGGCTCTGGGTTAAGGACAAGCCTGACGTGAGGTGGGTCAGATtcgggggaggtgggggcgagTCCCTCTCAGCACGGAGGCCTCAGGGCTGCACAGCATCTGGGCAAATCCAGGCTTGGAAATGGATTTTAAGCTGCTTTACAGGAAGGCCCCCCATCCCCTCGCAGTCTCCTGGCACACAGAGTCCCGCCTGTCccggaggcaggggaggggctaCAGCTGGTAGAAACACAGTGTCCTTCCGGGCTGAGGGCTAGGAGCCAgtgcggggtgggggtgatgCTGGGAGCGGGCTGGGAACCGCCACTCTCCAGAGATCCAGCTCCAGGCAGATGCCCCCCGGACAGGCGCAGCCTCCTGGGGAACACGTCCACGCTTCCACACCAGGCCCAGGCACGCCGCCTTGCCACCCTGCTGTCCCCAGCTGCTAACGTAGGACCCCGCTGGGGCTGCAGAAGGCTGCTACCCCATCCCGGGCCTCACCCACACAAGCCTCACCTCGGTACATCCCGAAGTAGCCCTCTGAGCGGATGGTCTTGATGAGGCAGTCGGACCTACCGCCAAAGAAGGGGGTCGGGGACCAGCCTGGCGGGTAAGAGCTCCTCGCCGCCGCCTCCCCCCTCCGCAGGCACCTGCCCctcgcccccccgcccccagcttctCCTTTGGTTTAGCGGGAGGGGAGGACCCAGGAAAGAGCTCAGAAGggccccaggcccctggcccCCCAGCAGGCTCACATGCTGGTGTACATGCGCTGCCCATTCTGCTGGTTCTGCAGCCTCGTCTTGGCCAGGTCGATGGGGAACACGCAGGTGACCCCGATCAGCCCGGCGATGCCGCCGTTGATGAGCTTGGCTGGCAGGCTGCGTGGGCAGAGGGGGTGTCAGGACGGCCTCCTCGGGGCGCggggagggcaggggcggggcggggaccAGAGGCAGCGCGGCGCTCCGACCTGATCTGCTTCTCAGCCATTTAACTCGGGAGCACCCAGGTAGGAGCCGAGGTGGACGCCAGACGccggaggtggaggaggagggcggCCCTCGGCTTTCAGGGCAATTTCAAAACCAACTCGGGCGTCctaggagggggaggggggcccgGAATCAGCGGGGGGCGGGCGGCGGCCAGAGGCGGAGCAGGGGATTAAGCTTCCCCCAGAGCCTCGGTCCCCAGCTCTGCCGCAGGAGCACCAAGCCTCTCACCCAACCGCCCGGGCTGGGGCCACCCGAGTGCCCTGGGGGTGCAGTGTGGCGCCTGCCGCCTGGCCCCATCCCCGGGGCCGCCGGTTCCCCAACAAAGCCCCCCACCTCGGCGTCCTCCCAGCTGGCCCCGCACCGGCCCCCGCTTGGGCTCACGTGCACACGGAGCCCTTAAAGGGCCAGGCGCCTGCAGGGAGGCagagcgggggcggggccggcgtgCCAGTTGGGGCGCCTGGACCCCCGAACTGGGCTGGGACGACTCCCCCCCCACTCCTAGAGCAGAGGCAGGGGGCGCCTGCCTTCTTCAGGATGGGGGTAAGGTGCCCCAGGACCCTGACCTGGGCTCATCTCACAGCTGCCCAGGTGGATGGCGCCAACGAGTGCCCCCCCCATTGGCAACTCCACGCTGGAGCCCAGCCTGTCCCCTTCCCTGGAAGAAGCACAGCTCAACAGCACCCAGCCCCGCGCTCACCGTCCTCGCTACCCCTCCCCTCTCACTCCCGGACACACTCGCTCGCTCTctttctcactcacacacacacacacacacacacacacacacacacacacagggttggGAAACCAGTCAGCCTCAGGGGCCTCCTATGGGGgcacagccagagagagagagctggggggGCCTTCCCCCACTCTGGCCCCTTCAGAGGCCAGCTGTCACCAGCTTGCACCCGAGGCGCTGCCACCCAGGGTCACACGGCTGGCTCACACCTGCCATCTGTCCTAGGACTGGTGACCTTCACCTCAGCTCTCCTGGGCCAGGCTCCCCCCCGCCTCTTCGCCAGCCCTGCCGGccgctgcccccagccccacctggtCCCGCTCACCCCAAGATGCACAGGACCGGCTCCTCCTCGGCGACTACAGCCTGCGGGCTCCAGGAGGCGAACCAGCGGCCGAGGGAGGTGCCGGCTGTGGGGATTGGctgcggggcggggaggggcgggcctggggaggggggtgactttctctttcactttgggCGGGATGAGCCTCCTGGCAACCATGGGAGAAGGGATAAGAAGGGGTGCGACAAGCTTCTTGGAGGCAGGGACTGGCCTCTGAGCCCCCTTGGGCCCATGGGTCTGACTCGGGCTGACCTAGCCAAGCCACTCAGCCTGTTCACAGGGACCCCTGCCCCCGGCCACCATGTCCCTAGCTGCCCCATGGGTTTCTGTTTGCAGTCTGCAGGCTTGATCTGTCTGGGGCCCAGGGACCCCAAGAATAGGGCTCTCTGTGTGTGCAGGCAAGAGAAAGCTGCTGCCGTGGGGTGGAGATGGCTCTGTGGGGACTGTGTGCTGCGGGGGGCAGTGTGTTTCGGGGAAAGCTCACACTGGAGCATGTCTTCTGGAAAGGTCGGGGAAGAGGTGGCTGGGTCTCAGAAGCCACTGACTGCTCCCCAAAGGCCTGTTCACCTGGCAGATCCAGATGGCCTGGGCACCAGCACTCCCAGAGCCCTCTGCCCTGCCAAGCTGCCCCGCcaagctgccccccaccccatccagggCCTCAGGGCCAGGGACCTGCTCCTCTGGGTCCCAGCCTACAGAGAAGAGTCTGACCTTTGCACTTCAACCTGAATCTctttccctaccccaccccccaccctccaggtGTAGACTGGCCACAGCTGACTCACTCTGCTGTCCTAGGGCCTTGGGGGCAGGGTCTACAGCCCGCCCTCTGGGGACTGAGTGAGAGCCTGCTCCTGTCGGGGGTGCGGGAAGTCAGACAGACTCTCCAAGGTGGGAAGGGGAGCAGCTGTTCCAGGAAGACTGGCAGTCCTGAAGACCCTCCATCTAGCTCTGCAAGCTGGAGAGGGGGAGACCAGCCGCAGAGCTGAGGATagtgggggggagaggggactCTGGGGGGAGCGGAGGGGGGGGAGCAGGGGGTCCTCTGGACCCTGAGCCCTCCTTtttctgccctcactcagtggttccCACCTCCAGGGCAAGGGACAGCTGGGAGGGACCTCCCCTGGCACCCCCACGTTGCCATAGAAACGCAGCCGCCCCAGCCCGGCCTGAGGCCCCAGAGCTGTCAGCCCTCCCTGTGTGCCAGCCTGCTCAACTGCGCTGGAGGACAAGGCTGTGGGCAGCGCAGCTCAGAGACCACCCACAGGACGACGCTGCTGCCTCCAGGCCCCCAGAGATGAAATCTCCGCGAGCGAAGCCCCTGAGCTCCCCAGCCCCCACGAAGGGCGGTGGGAGTGAGGCTCCGAGTCTGGGACTGGCCATTTGCTCCCCGTTCCGTctcccccggccccggcccctcgGGGAGGCGCTTTCGGTCCCGCAGGCTGCAGGGGCCCCAACTCGCAGACAAAGGGGGCGCGGGACGAGGGGATCAGGGCTCCGCTCGGAGGCCGGCTCAGCTCCCAGTGCCGCTGGAGGGGATCCAGACGGGCCCGGACGGCCACGCATTCCCCCGCCAGGCGATGGCGACTCCAGCCACGCACGTGTCCACATACGTCCCGCAGGGGCCAcgtgtgtgcccccccccccaacggcCTGGCTTCTCTTCCTTGGGCACCCGCCTGAGTCTCCCACCCCGCGGGGACACGTGTGAGCGGGGAGCGCGCCCGGCACCGCTCGGGGCCGAGCACGGCCTCCCACACTGGGGCGGCAGCGGGTCGGAGCATCCGCCGGCGGCGGCGCCGGCCCCGCAGGAGCCGCCTTGCGCGGGCAGACGTCACCTCCCGCGGCCGCCGTGGCGCCCTCCGCCCCCGCAGCCGGGCTACGCTCCGGTGGGCGCGGGGAAGGGCGCTGCCCCGCGGGCACTCACCGCGCGCTctgccgcctccgccgccgcgcTCGCCTCCCCGCCGTGCCGCGCGCCCGGCTGCACCTAAAAGCGGAGGCGCGTCCGCTCGGCGCCGCGCGCTCCGCCCCCGGCCCTCGGCGGGCACGCGGGCTGCGGCGCCCCCTCCTGGCCGCCGCGGCCACTGCGCCCAGCGGGCCACTGCACGGCGCCAGCCCGCGCTCCCGGTCCCTAAGGGTCTTCCTTGGTCGTCGGGCCTCGCGCACCTGCGTAGACCGGGGACTCGGGGACCCGGGCCAGCGGAAGGCGGGGTGTGCTGGGACGAGGAGTCCTAGGGGGAGGAGCGGTCCTGGGCCACGCAGTACGTGCTGGGAGCAGAGCGCACCGGCCAAGCCGCCTCACCACTAGCATCGCCACTCCCCCGCGGCCGCCCACGGGGCAGATGGACCGTCCCGCGCACGGGGGACTTTGCATCCATCGGCGCTGCAGCCGTGACAGTGTAGCTGggctcctctccctcccagaCAAGATGGGGACCCAGAGGCGGCACATGACAAGGAGCAGAAGCAAGTCTGCACACAGGGCCCCTCCCAGCAGGAGCCAGGGATCCGATTCCAGGCCTCCCCCTGCTCTCCCACCACCAAACACACTGAGCTCTGAGACAGCAGCCAGACAGGGCATGTTTGTTACCCAGAGGGGCCACTGTCCCCAAACGCAGGGAAGGCTTGAAAGTGGAGCCTAACCactggccgggggtggggggacacatcAGGGACCAGCCCCAAATCGTGGCTTCTAGGCCTGAGCCGGCTCCGGGGACGGCGATGATGAAGGGCCATGCAGAGCGAGGTCCCCAGGAGCTAGGCTTGTGCGACGGATGCCCTCCTGGTACTTGCGGCGGCCAAGCTCCAAAACAGCCCGCACCTCTTCTGCCACGTCTCGCCGGTCACTCTGCTCCAGGGCCTGCACTAGGAGCCCCACCGCTCCTGGCTGCCCCGCCTGGCGCTCGGCCCAGGAGAAGAGCATATGACGGATCTGCCCATCCAGGTCGTCCCTAGAGGGACGggggggagggtgagggagggacCGGAGCAGGGCGGCTCACCAGGCCCAGGGTCGGGCTCACCCTCCCGGGGTgcgttccctgggccaggggtggccaGACCTCCTTTCCTACCTGTTTGCCCTGTCCCGCCCCCCAGAAGGAACTTCAGCCTCCTCCAGGAGGGCCCTCCCGGCAGCCAGGCCAGGCCTGCAGCAAGCGGAAGGCTCGAAAGGACTCACCGGAACTCGTGGCGGATGCGCTGCAGCTGGCGGTAGGGCACGCCCAGGTGCAGGGCCACAGCCGGCCAGTCTGGGCCCAGGCGTCCGGCCACATTCAGCAGGTTACTCTGGGTCAGGAAGCCGGTCTCAGCATCGCCCAGGTTCAGAGGGGCCAGGGAGAGGCCAGCCCCCTGCGCTGGCTCCTCAGAGCCCCGCAGTCTCTGTGGGGAGGAGCCGGTGGCAGTgagccccagcccctgggccccCGGCTCCCCCCCTGCACCCCTGGCTGCCCCGTGCCCGACACaccacccaccccccccagcccGCCCCACCGGCAGCTTGATGGGCAGCGTGGCCATCCACAGGGCGTCTGCCCCCCTCCTCTGCCGGGCAGCCTCCGCCTCCTCGGGCACCTCCGCTGGCACCTCTCCCCGGTAGAAGGACACCTGTGGTCGGAAGCGGGGGTTTAGGGCCCCGGCCTCTGCCTGGgcagccctggggcggggggggggggcgccctgGCCCACCGGCCCACCTGGCCCCGCACGGCCTGAGCGCGCCGGTCCAGGGCGGTGGTCACGTACACCTCCTTCAGGTTTTTCAGGTGCGAGTAGAAGACGAAACACACCCTGCCCTCCACGCAGTCCGGGCggtctgggggaggggatgggctCAGCGGGGACCCCCGGGCAGaccccaggcccctcctccagGCGCAGGGGGCATACCGGCATCCACAGCGATGCCCCTCTCGAAGGCGGCGAAGAACTTCTCACCCTCGAACACCTCCACGGTGTCCGAGGGCTCGGGGCCGCGGTACCGCTCCAGCAGCCGCCGCAGGGTGGCATCCACCTGGGGGTACCCACTGGCTGGGAGCCCAAGGCCTGGCTACCCCGCCTGGCCAGCCCAAACCTCCGGACCCCCACGCCCACCTTGTGGCGAGGCAGGCACTGCAACAGGACCTGCTCGGGGTCCCGGCGCCTCTGCAGCGCAATGAGGTTGACGCGGTGCAGCCGCAGCCGCTCCCAGGCCTTCCGCGCCAGGCCCCCCACGCAGGCCTTGGTGGTGTACCAGAGCCAGTACCTGGGAAGCGGGGGTGGTGAGCGGGGCCGCGcggaaggggtggggggaccgAGGAAGCAGAGCGCGCACTGACCAGGAGAAGCGCGTGACCTGGAAGCGAGCGTACAGGTGGGTGAGCTCCAGCGCCACCTGCGCCGTGATGTCATCCCAGGTGGCTGCGGGCGGGGCCCGGTGCAGCAGGTGCAGGCAGGAGCGGTCCAGGCTCAGgcctgggggcgggagggggccgCAGGCTGAGGCCTCCCCTTCTGAACGCAGCCCCCCCCCGCACCGGGTGGCCACGAGTCCGGGTAGGCCGTGCACTGCCTCTCACCTGTGACGCCAGGGGGCAGAGGCAGCTGCACGGTGACTGGCCGGAGGAAGCTCAGGGGGCCGCTCTGTGAGAGGCACAGCAGGGGGCTGGCGGCCGCCTCAGGCTCCCGCAGCAGGGCCGGCAGTTCTCTGCTGCCCACGCGCACCACCTGTGCAGACGGGCCACCCGGACGGTCACCTCTGTGCCAGAGCACCACCTGCCGCCCTCGGCAGCTGCCCTGCCTGTACCTGCATGCGGACGTGACGGGGCTCCTCCGTGGCCCCAGGGGGGAATGTGACCTTGACACCAGGATGTCCTGAGGAGCACAGCAATGTCCCCTCTGGTGGCACGAGGCAGGCGTCAGACACAGGGCGCGAAACCACGAGGAACCAGGAGAAGTGAGGCACCTGGCAGTGAGCCCAGAGCCGCTGGGCACGGAGGGGTCAGGCGGACAGGGTCAGGGCCGCGCTAGGCATGGGGGCGGGGTCAGAGGGacagggtgggggcagtgggacGGTGGGGCCAGGGCAGAGCTCCCGCTGCACCGCCTTCACCTTGGGCGCCTCTTCCTCCAGGTGGGTTTCCAGGTCACTCCAGCTGTTGTCACTCAGGGTCCTGACCACCACCTCCCGGCAACGCCGTGCCCGCGGAGGCACAAAGAGCAGCCACAGACCCACCTCCTGCCAAGCGAGGGCGGTGTGAGCCTAGGGCCGGGCCTGggtcctcctcctctgccccccgcccccccgccccgctcctgCCTGCTGGAAGGCCACCCCGTggggctgcagctccaggacGCCACTGAGCAGAGAGTCGTGGGGACCTAGGGGGACGAGGCGTGGCTCCGGCAGCCACAGTCGATAGCGGACGGTAACAGGAGTCGCGGTGGCGCCAGCAGGGAAACGCAGGCGGACACCGCAGGTCAGGGTCACCGAGCAGCCCAGGGGGGTCACGGCAAAGCTGCGGGAAGACGGGGTGGGCATCGGGTCAGACGGGAAGGGGCTCGGACGTCTGAGTGTGGCAGCTCTAGGAGGCCTTCAAGGCGTGAGCCAGGCACACAGCATGGACAGGGTGACAGGCTGGACGGATGCTTCTCCAGCCCCACGCGTCCCCCACGCCATTACCTGTCCAGGTCTGAGGTCAGCAACAGACTGGGCATTTTGGGGACCACGGGTGTCCCTGTGGAAAGACAGACCACCCGTCAGGACAGTGATGACCCCCGCGTTCTGTCTGTGgtgggccccctccccaccaatgGGCCTACCTGGGGGactgcgggggctgggggggctccCACTCAGAGGGTTTCCTTGCAGGCGCACAAAGGGGGCGTCGAGCAGCTCAGGCGGCACGTCCCGGAGCTGGTTGTCCCTCAGGTCCAGGCGGGCGAGCAGCGGGAGGCGGGCCAGGCCAGCAGGCACTGAAGCCAGGAGGTTGCTGTGCAGGACAAGGAGCTGCAAGGAGCGCAGCCCCGCTGCAGACAGGCACCGGCTTAGGGCCGCGGAGGAGGGTCGGGGCCGGAGCGCCAGGCCAGGCCGCGCATGCCGGGGCCTCCTGCAGAAGCCctttcagtccctgccctgcgGCGGGACTGGCGGGCTCGGCAGGCCGGCGCTGGGAGCCTCAAAGGCCAGGAAGTGGGGGGCAAGCAAGGGCCGGGAGTTGGCAAGCCCGCGTGCGCAGGGCCCCGCGGAGCAGAAAGGAGCGTCGGGAGAGAGCAGGCCTGCAACAGCCGATGGGCACTCCCCATAGGCCCAGGGAACGGAGGCTACAACTCACCAAGGGAGGCGGGGAGGCTCTGCAGCCGGTTGGAGGCCAGATTGAGCTCAGCAAGGCTGCTCAGGCCTCCAATCTCAGGGGGCAGAGTGTCTAGAAGGTTCTCAGAGAGGTCGAGGCGCTGCAGGGTGGACAGGGACCCCAGGGCCGTGGGCAACGTTTGCAGGCGGTTGTGGGTTACAGCGAGGAAGGTGAGGGCGCAGAGGGCCCCCAGAGCCTCAGGCAGCTCTGAGAGGCAGTTATGAGAGAGCAGAAGGGCCCCCAGGCCACACATCTGCGGGACACAGGCCGGCAACGTCTCCAGGCTGTTGAAGCTCAGATCCAGGTGGGCCAAGCGGACTAGGCCATTCAGGCCGGCAGGCAGCGTGGCCAGGGAGCCGCGGAGGCAGGCGCCCTGAGCGTCCCGATGTTGCCCGCCTGGGACAGGGAAAGGCAGACACGGCCCTCAGAGCCAGGGGCCCCGGGGCCCATCTCAGCCCCATCACCCAGGGCAACAGGTGCACGGACACCCAGGGCAACAGGTGCACGGACACGCAGCCCTCCACCCCGAGTCCGCCAAGACAGGGACAGACAAGCCTAGATGCTAGAGAGACACCAGCAGATGGAGGAGGCAGGGACAGACAAGGCGGGCTCATCTCAGCTGACAGCCGTCACCCATGACCTGCCCCAGGAAAAATACCCACCCTGGGACCGGCCGGAGACCCCCCACTAGGCAGCTGCTAGGTCTAGGAGCAGCTGGAAGAGAAAGGGTGGGTAGAGCCATGCAGAGAACAGTGACGGGGCTGGGACCCGGTTTGCCTTTGGGGACTGAGACGCAGAGGCAGGAGCCAGAGATGGGGCTGTGACAGAGCTGACACCGGGTGCGGCTCACCTTTGACAACCAAGGAGCGGAGGTGAGGCAGGctccagggcagctgggccaggGTGGCCTCCAGCAGCCGAGGGTCTTCGTGGCCACTCAGCTGCAGGAACTCCACCTCCAGGAGCTGAGGGACCTGCTGGGCACACAGGTGCAGCAGCCGGTGGCAGCCCCTGGGGTACAGGTCCAGGCTCAGCCGGTTCCCGGCCAGGAGAGGGAGCGTCCCCGGCCCCACGGCCACAGCATCCGTAGCATCTCTTGCAGCATCTTCTGCAGCAGACGGCTCTGGCTCCTGCCCCTCCGCCACTGCAGCCATCGCAAACCGGTTGTCCTCGGGGGCCAGACATGTCCCAGCTCGCCAGGCAGGCCTGCGCAGGCAGGACCCAGGGAGGCTGTGGAGTGGGGGGGGATGGGTAGGAGGGAGCTGGGCCTTCTCCCAGCCAGAGAAGAGGGGATTCTGGCTGGAGGTAGCCCTTGAGCCGGGAGCCTAGGCTGGACAGATCATTGCTGAAATGGGGCCGGGAATGGGCCTGTCCAGGGCTGGGACGGCAGCAGGCAGCAGCCGGTGGCAGTCGCTGGGGCACAGGGCCAGGCTCAGACCTCGGTGTGCACAGGGGCCGGGGATGTGcttgagggagggggagaagtgAGGCTTCCTGTCCCAACCTGGAAGCTTAGACAAGGGCCTCCTAGAGGGGTCAGATCCTAACCAGCCCCCATCCCTCTTCCTCAGCCTCTGGGCGCAGAGCCCTGGGTCCAGCCCCACCTCCAACCTTCCCGTTCCTCGGTTTTGACCGGAGCGCCCGGCACACATCCACCACGTGGGGGCGGTGCCCAGGCAAGGGCCGGGTTGACCGGGGCCCTGCGTCGGAGCCGGGAGCGGGAGGGGGGTCCTGGGGACGGGACCCCACTTCCTGGCCCCTGGAGGAGGGCTCTGCCGCCACTTCGGCTGCCAGCTGGGTCGGCAGGGGACGGCGGCGCACGGCGCAGGCGCGGCCCCCGCCGCTCGGGGCGGGTCCGGGCGGGGGAGCGCCCTCCCCGCACCGCCCTCCCCACGCCGCGCCCGCGGGCCGCGCGATACCTGCGCTCCAGGCGGCGCGTTTCCGGGCTCCACCGCGTCAGGCGCGCGCCTTGCGCCCGGCGGGGGTCGGCGGGCAGAGGTCTCCGGGCCCCTCCGCCCGGCCTGCCCCCTACCGGTTGCCGCTCGGCTACACTCAGCTTCCTGCCGGTCCGCGTGCGTCCGTGCCGTCCAGCCTTCCCGCGGGAAAGCCCGCCTTGCGCCACCAAGCCCGCCCTTTCAGAAGTTCTCGCCCGCTCTGCTATGGGCCGTGCGTTTTCCGCGCTGTGTTAAAAAGAGCTGGTGCAACCTCGGGGGAGGGCGGGCCGGGGATATTGGGGGCTGATCGCAGCTGGCGGCCCACACCCATCTCCTGCCAGAAGACAGAGCTCTGAGTCTGCACCCGGCCAGCCCCAACGGCCGCCTCTCAAGCCCTGCAGAGCCCAGGTCTCAGCTCTGAAGACACTGCTTTGGGTGGGGGCCCCCGCCGAGGGCTTCCTCACGGGCTGCGTCCTTCTGTCCTTCTCTGCATCCCACAAGGGAGGTGAAGGAGGCGCTGAACGTTCAGATGCTGCCCGAGGCCACTAGCTGGTGAGCACCCAAGCCAAGGACCTCAAACCTGGTCTGACTCTTGCGGGAACCTTCCCCACCAGTGCTTCCTCAACTGGCAAAGCAGGTGCCTGTGGACGAATACGTGGACAAACCTGCTTCTGCCTGTGCTGCTCCAAATGACACTGTGCCTCTGCTTtcctcccccactgcccagccaccaccatcactgccatTGGGATGGCAGTTCCCCCACCAGGCCTCCACTCTCCCCAGCTCCCATCCCCCATTATTTTGCCATAGCtgccagaacttttttttaaaatccaatcacaggagttcccctcgtggctcagtggtaatgaacgcgactagtagccatgaggactcaggtgcaatccctggcctcgctcagtgggttaaagaacttgtgttgctgtgagctctggtgtaggtctgcagctgtagctccgattcaacccctggcctcggaacttccatatgtcgcagattctgctcttaaaaaaaaaaatcaggagttcccgtcgtggcgcagtggttaacggatccgactagggaccatgcggttgcgggtttgatccctgcccttgctcagtgggttaacgatccggcgttgctgtgagctgtggtgtaggttgcagacgtggctcggatcccacgttgctgtggctctggcgtaggccggtggctacagctccgattggacccctagcctgggaatctccatatgccgcgggatcggcccaagaagtagcaaaaagaccaaaaaaaaaaaaaaaaaatcacagccttaaaaaggaacgAAATCCTGACACCTGTTACAATGTGGACAAACCTTGAGGGCCTTATGCTAAATAGAGTAAACGatacacaaaaggacaaatactgtatgatttcacttacaagAAGTCCCTAGGGCAGTCAAATATGTAGAGACCAAAAGTAAAAgggtgggtgccaggggctggggaaggggaatgaggaattattgtttaatggctATGAAGTTCAGTTTGACAGgagaaaaaagttctggaaatggatggtgATGATAACTGCAAAATAATGTGAATGTACCTAGTGCTACCAAATTGTATGATTAAAATactaagttttggagttcccgtcgtggctcagtggaatcgaatccaactaggaaccatgaggttgtgggttcgatccctggcctcgctcattgggttaaggatccggcgttgctgtgaactgcggtgtaggttgcagacgtgcctcgatctggcattgctgcggctgtgacatgggccagcagatgtagctccggttcgacccctagcctgggaacctccatatgcccccgagctacggccctaaaaaagccaaaaaaaccccacacactaattgttattatttttccatgaaaaactAAGTAAAAACAATCACGTCACGCCACTTCCCTGTGGGATCGCAATATGGTTTCCCCGCTAGATCGTAGCTGGATGACCTTGCGCAAGAAAACCTTTCTGGGAGTGATCTCCTGTCTATATAATGCGGGTACTGCGTGACTCGCAGTAACAACCCGGGCGTGATGCGTTACACTCGAGAGTTCTCCTTGTGAGAGCCTACTCGGACTGGCTGCTGCCTCTGAACCCATCTCCGACCCCTTTAGGGCGTTTGCAtcggacaccccccccccccgcgttGTGGCCTGATGCTCGCCCCAGATCTTCGCAGCGTCGACTCTTCTCGTCCTTCAGCCCCGTTACCGCCTTTCTCAAGTTC comes from the Phacochoerus africanus isolate WHEZ1 chromosome 4, ROS_Pafr_v1, whole genome shotgun sequence genome and includes:
- the PIDD1 gene encoding p53-induced death domain-containing protein 1, producing MAAVAEGQEPEPSAAEDAARDATDAVAVGPGTLPLLAGNRLSLDLYPRGCHRLLHLCAQQVPQLLEVEFLQLSGHEDPRLLEATLAQLPWSLPHLRSLVVKGGQHRDAQGACLRGSLATLPAGLNGLVRLAHLDLSFNSLETLPACVPQMCGLGALLLSHNCLSELPEALGALCALTFLAVTHNRLQTLPTALGSLSTLQRLDLSENLLDTLPPEIGGLSSLAELNLASNRLQSLPASLAGLRSLQLLVLHSNLLASVPAGLARLPLLARLDLRDNQLRDVPPELLDAPFVRLQGNPLSGSPPSPRSPPGTPVVPKMPSLLLTSDLDSFAVTPLGCSVTLTCGVRLRFPAGATATPVTVRYRLWLPEPRLVPLGPHDSLLSGVLELQPHGVAFQQEVGLWLLFVPPRARRCREVVVRTLSDNSWSDLETHLEEEAPKRLWAHCQVPHFSWFLVVSRPVSDACLVPPEGTLLCSSGHPGVKVTFPPGATEEPRHVRMQVVRVGSRELPALLREPEAAASPLLCLSQSGPLSFLRPVTVQLPLPPGVTGLSLDRSCLHLLHRAPPAATWDDITAQVALELTHLYARFQVTRFSWYWLWYTTKACVGGLARKAWERLRLHRVNLIALQRRRDPEQVLLQCLPRHKVDATLRRLLERYRGPEPSDTVEVFEGEKFFAAFERGIAVDADRPDCVEGRVCFVFYSHLKNLKEVYVTTALDRRAQAVRGQVSFYRGEVPAEVPEEAEAARQRRGADALWMATLPIKLPRLRGSEEPAQGAGLSLAPLNLGDAETGFLTQSNLLNVAGRLGPDWPAVALHLGVPYRQLQRIRHEFRDDLDGQIRHMLFSWAERQAGQPGAVGLLVQALEQSDRRDVAEEVRAVLELGRRKYQEGIRRTSLAPGDLALHGPSSSPSPEPAQA